A window from Chlamydiota bacterium encodes these proteins:
- a CDS encoding sulfatase: MNGFAERPRGAGAAAALGCLAGLAYGAAAAAFFFDRYSVVKNVCPPPEGGRFLAFSACLILAYGTIGTCAGALAAAAGRLLRCTPAGRRGCPPFLTAAALGLFAWVETAAYLNGYSFAFEWGRRVYLRGWQLRAALVDPRVLAANALLLGACLAAFAVVWILLARSRHPNGRAAWTWAAFLFATLAVPVNYRLPESASPASCAANAALGAGCVATGWFLAAAWGRLRGTNVGRLAWCVPAALVMFLLCGRDSQAKTILFFRSPVAARLCLRTLNAAFDPDRDFFGPLAPVRDCDNWNGKINPLAVDLPGNGLDEDCTGGDFTREEFDRLRREDERRRAYNAAADRDGARLREERWGTQRPDIFILLVDALRSDHVSLNGYPRRTTPQMDDLFREGTYFPRCVCPSPGTGPSISSILTSLHPSELPGEGAGAVPTLQASLKEAGYFTASFQSITPPFPGLPPLLRGDFDIFSEPGDRGRYRIGAGEVTADVERLLDERPPGRPLFVLVCYSDTHAAYPAPPPFSSMFGAATGVQTIFIPRPGELAWMTLCYDRAVAYADSEVGKLMRRLGERGILERAAVVLTSDHGEEFFEHGGLYHGAGLHAEATTVPLAFLPSFRGARTVPDPVQSVDIMPTLLSLAGAPVPADISGWNLVPALAGVEAPRGRDLVSETLGKPPSRLMALTRGGFKLIHDFYSGTNLLYNAEEDPCERRDLAAAEPARAAEMQRGLFDLKSYLELARLKRRAEGGDR; the protein is encoded by the coding sequence ATGAACGGCTTTGCTGAACGGCCGCGCGGGGCCGGCGCGGCCGCGGCGCTCGGATGCCTCGCGGGCCTGGCCTACGGCGCGGCCGCGGCCGCGTTCTTCTTCGACCGCTATAGCGTCGTCAAGAACGTCTGCCCGCCGCCGGAGGGGGGCCGGTTCCTGGCGTTCTCGGCCTGTCTCATCCTCGCCTACGGGACGATCGGGACGTGCGCGGGGGCGCTCGCGGCGGCGGCGGGACGGCTTCTCCGGTGTACTCCGGCCGGCCGCCGCGGGTGCCCCCCGTTCCTGACGGCCGCCGCCCTCGGCCTCTTCGCCTGGGTGGAGACCGCCGCGTATCTCAACGGATACTCCTTCGCATTCGAGTGGGGCCGTCGGGTCTACCTGCGGGGGTGGCAGCTGCGGGCGGCGCTGGTCGATCCGCGGGTCCTCGCCGCGAACGCGCTGCTCCTGGGGGCCTGCCTCGCGGCCTTCGCCGTCGTCTGGATCCTGCTCGCGCGGTCCAGGCACCCGAACGGCCGCGCCGCCTGGACCTGGGCCGCATTCCTCTTCGCGACGCTGGCCGTGCCGGTGAACTACCGTCTGCCGGAGAGCGCATCCCCGGCCTCGTGCGCGGCGAACGCCGCCCTCGGGGCGGGGTGCGTGGCGACCGGATGGTTCCTCGCCGCGGCGTGGGGGCGGCTCCGGGGCACGAATGTCGGGCGCCTGGCGTGGTGCGTCCCCGCCGCGCTCGTCATGTTCCTCCTCTGCGGGCGCGATTCGCAGGCCAAGACGATCCTCTTCTTCCGTTCCCCCGTCGCGGCGCGGCTCTGCCTGAGAACCCTCAACGCCGCCTTCGATCCGGATCGGGATTTCTTCGGCCCCCTCGCGCCGGTCCGCGACTGCGACAACTGGAACGGAAAGATCAACCCGCTCGCCGTCGACCTCCCCGGAAACGGTCTGGACGAGGATTGCACGGGGGGGGATTTTACGCGCGAAGAGTTCGACCGGCTGCGGCGGGAAGACGAGAGGCGGCGCGCCTACAACGCGGCGGCGGACCGCGATGGAGCGCGGCTGCGGGAGGAGCGCTGGGGCACACAACGGCCGGACATCTTCATCCTGCTCGTCGACGCGCTGCGGAGCGACCACGTAAGCCTCAACGGGTATCCGCGGCGCACGACTCCGCAGATGGACGACCTCTTTCGCGAAGGGACCTATTTCCCCAGATGCGTCTGCCCCTCGCCGGGGACGGGGCCCTCGATCTCCTCCATCCTGACCTCCCTGCACCCGAGCGAGCTGCCGGGGGAGGGGGCCGGGGCGGTCCCGACCCTCCAGGCCTCTCTCAAAGAGGCGGGCTACTTCACCGCGTCGTTTCAGAGCATCACGCCGCCGTTCCCGGGTCTTCCGCCGCTTCTGCGGGGCGATTTCGACATCTTCTCCGAGCCCGGCGACCGCGGGCGGTACCGCATCGGCGCCGGCGAGGTGACCGCGGACGTGGAGCGGCTCCTCGACGAGCGCCCCCCCGGCCGGCCCCTCTTCGTCCTCGTCTGCTACTCCGACACGCACGCCGCATATCCCGCGCCGCCCCCGTTCTCCTCGATGTTCGGCGCCGCGACCGGCGTCCAGACGATCTTCATCCCGCGCCCCGGCGAACTGGCATGGATGACGCTCTGTTACGACAGGGCGGTCGCCTACGCCGACAGCGAGGTCGGGAAACTCATGCGGCGTCTCGGCGAGCGGGGCATCCTGGAGCGCGCGGCCGTCGTGCTCACCTCGGATCACGGGGAGGAGTTCTTCGAGCACGGCGGGCTGTACCACGGCGCCGGGCTCCACGCGGAGGCGACGACGGTCCCCCTCGCATTCCTCCCCTCGTTCCGCGGCGCCCGCACCGTCCCCGATCCGGTCCAGAGCGTCGATATCATGCCCACGCTCCTCTCCCTCGCGGGGGCGCCGGTCCCCGCCGATATCAGCGGCTGGAATCTCGTTCCCGCGCTCGCGGGGGTTGAGGCGCCGCGGGGGCGGGACCTCGTCTCCGAGACGCTCGGGAAGCCGCCGTCGCGGCTGATGGCGCTCACGCGGGGCGGGTTCAAGCTGATCCACGATTTTTACAGCGGCACGAACCTGCTCTATAATGCGGAGGAGGATCCGTGCGAGCGGCGCGACCTGGCGGCGGCGGAACCCGCCCGCGCCGCGGAGATGCAGCGGGGTCTGTTCGATCTGAAGTCGTATCTCGAACTCGCGCGCCTGAAGCGGCGCGCGGAAGGAGGGGACCGATGA
- a CDS encoding glycosyltransferase family 4 protein, with translation MKILWLTDDFLPHYGGSRLLYFHTMVRFPPGEVRLLTKRRPGWREFDRREGLRAERGFFPALPGRPPFSMLAVYAEMLLRGMRAMARERPDAIVCGEIFPTACVGRALGALWRVPYVVYVHGEELNVLKKLRTGARLMRSILLRAGAVVASATTPRDEALRQGVPPERLHLLRPAVDDAFFSRTPSPRAARGRYGIGDGPLLLTVGRLVERKGHEDVLRLFPSLAEEFPGLAYLIVGAGPAEERLRRAAREAGAEGAVIFAGRIGRDELLDCYAACDVFVMPNREMSDGDTEGACIVLLEAAACGKPVVAGVAGGTADSVADGETGFLVDPAAPGELGRALRVLLGDAARRRRMGEEGRKRVSGRRWEACARDLRSICATVGGGGGATR, from the coding sequence ATGAAGATACTCTGGCTGACGGACGACTTCCTCCCGCACTACGGCGGATCCCGCCTGCTCTACTTTCACACGATGGTGCGCTTCCCCCCCGGCGAGGTGCGCCTCCTCACGAAGCGGCGTCCGGGGTGGAGGGAGTTCGACCGGCGGGAGGGGCTGCGGGCCGAGCGCGGCTTCTTCCCCGCCCTGCCGGGCCGCCCGCCGTTTTCCATGCTCGCCGTCTACGCCGAGATGCTGCTGCGGGGGATGCGGGCCATGGCGCGGGAGCGCCCGGACGCCATCGTTTGCGGCGAGATCTTTCCCACCGCCTGCGTCGGCAGGGCGCTCGGGGCGCTGTGGCGGGTTCCGTATGTCGTCTACGTCCACGGGGAGGAGCTGAACGTTTTGAAAAAGCTTCGCACCGGGGCGCGCCTGATGCGTTCCATCCTCCTCCGCGCGGGCGCCGTCGTCGCCTCCGCGACCACGCCGCGGGACGAGGCGCTCCGCCAGGGGGTGCCCCCCGAACGCCTGCACCTGCTCCGTCCCGCCGTGGACGACGCCTTCTTCTCGCGCACTCCCTCCCCGCGCGCCGCGCGGGGGCGCTACGGGATCGGCGACGGGCCGCTCCTGCTCACGGTGGGGCGCCTGGTCGAACGGAAGGGGCACGAGGACGTGCTGCGCCTCTTCCCCTCCCTCGCCGAGGAGTTCCCCGGTCTCGCCTACCTGATCGTGGGGGCGGGGCCCGCCGAGGAGCGTCTCCGCCGCGCGGCGCGGGAGGCGGGCGCGGAGGGCGCGGTGATCTTCGCGGGCCGGATCGGGAGAGACGAGCTGCTCGACTGCTACGCCGCCTGCGACGTCTTCGTGATGCCCAACCGCGAGATGTCCGACGGCGATACGGAAGGGGCGTGTATCGTGCTGCTCGAGGCGGCGGCGTGCGGGAAACCGGTCGTGGCGGGGGTGGCGGGGGGGACTGCGGATTCGGTCGCCGACGGGGAGACCGGGTTCCTCGTCGATCCGGCCGCTCCCGGGGAACTCGGCCGCGCGCTCCGCGTGCTGCTGGGCGACGCCGCACGCCGGCGCCGGATGGGGGAGGAGGGCAGGAAGCGGGTGTCCGGGCGGCGATGGGAGGCGTGCGCGCGGGATCTGAGGTCCATCTGCGCAACGGTCGGCGGGGGAGGGGGCGCGACACGGTGA
- a CDS encoding SDR family NAD(P)-dependent oxidoreductase, which translates to MKDAVLVTGGAGFVGSNLAADIVSRGDRVTVFDNLSRRGTERNLEWLRKTCGEKLEFVKGDVRDFEAVRRTVARARVIYHLAGQVAVTTSVAEPREDFEVNALGTFNVLEAARLSGRRPALVFTSTNKVYGGMEDLEAVEEGDRCRFSSGVLGIAEDRPLDFHSPYGCSKGAADQYVRDYARIYGLPTVVFRMSCIYGPRQFGNEDQGWVAHFLISGAKGRPLTVYGNGKQVRDILYVADLVRAFRSAAERIETARGRVYNIGGGANNTLSLLELLAMMRDRFGYRVEPSFAAWRPGDQPIYVSDIRRAREELGWEPATGRDEGIRKLHDWIKANDAML; encoded by the coding sequence ATGAAGGACGCGGTGCTGGTGACCGGAGGCGCGGGGTTCGTCGGATCGAACCTCGCGGCCGATATCGTTTCGCGGGGCGACCGGGTGACGGTCTTCGACAACCTCTCGAGGCGGGGGACCGAACGGAACCTGGAGTGGCTCCGGAAGACCTGCGGCGAAAAACTTGAGTTTGTGAAGGGGGATGTCCGCGATTTCGAGGCGGTGCGCCGGACCGTCGCGCGGGCGCGCGTCATCTATCATCTTGCGGGGCAGGTCGCCGTGACGACCTCGGTCGCGGAGCCGCGCGAAGACTTCGAGGTGAATGCGCTGGGGACGTTCAACGTCCTCGAGGCGGCGCGCCTGAGCGGCCGTCGCCCGGCGCTGGTCTTCACATCCACGAACAAGGTCTACGGGGGGATGGAGGATCTGGAGGCGGTGGAGGAGGGGGATCGGTGCCGGTTCTCCTCCGGCGTCCTGGGGATCGCCGAGGACCGGCCGCTCGACTTCCATTCGCCGTACGGCTGCTCCAAAGGCGCGGCGGACCAGTACGTGCGCGACTACGCCCGCATCTACGGCCTCCCGACGGTCGTCTTCCGGATGTCCTGCATCTACGGGCCGCGGCAGTTCGGAAACGAGGACCAGGGCTGGGTCGCGCACTTCCTGATCTCGGGGGCGAAGGGCCGCCCGCTCACCGTCTACGGCAACGGGAAACAGGTGCGCGACATCCTCTACGTGGCGGATCTCGTCAGGGCGTTCAGGAGTGCGGCGGAGCGGATCGAGACCGCCCGCGGCCGCGTCTACAATATCGGCGGGGGGGCGAACAACACCCTCTCCCTCCTCGAGCTGCTCGCGATGATGCGCGATCGGTTCGGCTACCGCGTCGAGCCGTCGTTCGCCGCATGGCGCCCGGGGGATCAGCCGATCTACGTGAGCGACATACGCAGGGCGCGCGAGGAGCTCGGCTGGGAGCCGGCGACCGGCAGGGACGAGGGGATACGAAAGCTCCACGACTGGATCAAGGCGAACGACGCGATGCTCTGA